From one Magnetofaba australis IT-1 genomic stretch:
- a CDS encoding TAXI family TRAP transporter solute-binding subunit has product MRLLGKIALSAVVAASVALAGAPNARANQDFLLATASTGGTYYPVGVALATLTKVKIQPKHKMGMSAINSAGSGENVKLIREKEAQFAILQGLFGSYAWNGTGPVAKSGKQTHLRSVTMLWQNVEQIVLDKEYAKTGTAADVMAVKGKKMALGKKNSGTIGSNRKIFGNLGVDIDNDYDLMYAGYGPSAEALQDGRVAGVNTPAGVPTGAITKLFASAGNKITPLNFSPELAKKADGGLGLWTPYLIKAGTYPGQTADWHTIAQPNFLATHADVDEQFVYLLTKTIYENLPFLQAIHSATKAMALEKALAGLPVPLHRGAVKYYKEAGVKIPPHLIVD; this is encoded by the coding sequence ATGCGATTACTCGGAAAGATTGCTCTGAGCGCCGTGGTCGCGGCCTCGGTGGCCCTGGCCGGAGCGCCCAACGCGCGCGCCAACCAGGATTTTCTGCTGGCCACCGCCAGCACCGGCGGCACCTACTACCCCGTCGGCGTCGCCCTGGCCACCCTCACCAAAGTGAAGATTCAGCCCAAACACAAAATGGGCATGTCCGCCATCAACTCCGCTGGTTCCGGCGAGAACGTCAAGCTGATCCGCGAAAAAGAGGCCCAATTCGCCATTCTGCAAGGTCTGTTCGGCTCCTACGCCTGGAATGGCACCGGCCCGGTGGCCAAATCCGGTAAGCAGACTCACCTGCGCTCGGTCACCATGCTGTGGCAGAACGTCGAGCAGATCGTGCTGGATAAGGAGTACGCCAAAACCGGAACCGCCGCCGACGTGATGGCGGTCAAAGGCAAGAAGATGGCGCTGGGCAAGAAGAACTCTGGCACCATCGGCTCCAACCGCAAGATCTTCGGCAATCTGGGCGTGGACATCGATAACGACTACGACCTGATGTACGCCGGTTACGGCCCCTCAGCCGAGGCGCTGCAGGATGGCCGCGTGGCGGGGGTCAACACCCCGGCGGGCGTGCCCACGGGCGCCATCACCAAACTGTTTGCCTCGGCAGGCAACAAGATCACCCCGCTCAACTTCAGCCCCGAGCTGGCCAAGAAAGCCGATGGCGGCCTGGGCCTGTGGACGCCGTACCTGATCAAGGCCGGAACCTATCCGGGACAGACGGCGGATTGGCACACCATCGCCCAACCCAACTTCCTGGCCACCCACGCCGACGTGGATGAGCAGTTTGTCTATCTGCTGACCAAGACCATCTACGAAAACCTGCCGTTCCTGCAGGCGATTCACTCCGCCACCAAGGCCATGGCGCTGGAAAAAGC
- a CDS encoding AEC family transporter has product MQQFWSSIWFVAQVTGPIFLLVALGAWLRVIKVIDERFVEDSARVVFRVALPTLIFMAIAKTDPSELMRPAVLGCFVAATLASFGGVFWISGQFRMAAADRAAFVHGAFRSNYGIFGLAIGLNSFGQEALVVGSVILALLIPLYNILAVVSLTLPFHQTHALSWRDMLRQIVGNPLIIGVLAALPFSLLQIPLPLLATRTGDYLANLTLPLALIGIGGSLTLAGLREAGVKSTIAALIKTVALPLILTPVAIALGFVGVELGMLYLAFAAPTAAASFPMTRAMGGNGEMAGQIIVVSTLASAFTLGAGLFILRWGGWI; this is encoded by the coding sequence ATGCAGCAGTTTTGGTCCTCAATTTGGTTTGTCGCCCAGGTCACAGGGCCAATTTTTTTGTTGGTGGCCCTGGGCGCCTGGTTGCGCGTGATCAAGGTGATCGACGAGCGCTTTGTGGAGGATTCGGCGCGGGTGGTGTTTCGCGTGGCGCTGCCCACGCTGATTTTCATGGCGATTGCCAAAACCGACCCGTCGGAGCTGATGCGCCCGGCGGTGCTAGGCTGTTTTGTGGCGGCGACATTGGCGAGTTTTGGCGGGGTTTTCTGGATCAGCGGGCAGTTCCGCATGGCGGCGGCGGATCGCGCCGCCTTCGTGCATGGGGCGTTTCGCAGCAACTACGGCATCTTCGGCCTGGCCATTGGACTGAACAGCTTTGGCCAGGAAGCTTTGGTGGTGGGGTCAGTGATCCTGGCGCTGCTGATCCCGCTGTATAACATCCTGGCGGTGGTGTCGCTGACGCTGCCGTTTCATCAAACCCATGCGCTGTCATGGCGCGACATGCTCAGGCAGATCGTCGGCAATCCGCTGATCATCGGCGTGTTGGCGGCGCTGCCGTTCAGTCTGTTGCAAATTCCGCTGCCGCTGCTGGCCACCCGCACCGGCGACTATCTGGCCAATCTGACCCTGCCGCTGGCGCTCATCGGCATCGGTGGTTCCCTCACCTTGGCGGGGTTGCGAGAAGCGGGGGTGAAATCCACTATCGCCGCCCTCATCAAAACCGTCGCCCTACCGCTCATTCTCACCCCAGTGGCCATCGCGCTGGGGTTTGTGGGGGTGGAGTTGGGCATGCTCTATCTGGCCTTCGCTGCGCCCACCGCCGCCGCCAGCTTCCCTATGACCCGCGCCATGGGCGGCAATGGCGAGATGGCCGGTCAGATCATCGTGGTCAGCACGCTGGCCTCGGCGTTCACCCTGGGCGCCGGGCTCTTCATCCTGCGTTGGGGCGGCTGGATTTGA
- a CDS encoding MarR family winged helix-turn-helix transcriptional regulator, protein MTIDSRSVASLFQQMEQNWPDSVTPVSRMMLRVFRLNAIIRANAERCAREEALDFTEFQILAMLRRESPPHQLTPNDLCAFLQITSGGLTKALTRLEGRDLITRSVSDQDRRSKPVRLTPAGGARIERAMAHVLRSDGELLEQGLTPKQMETMITLLTRLVEALESNATPSAAKT, encoded by the coding sequence ATGACCATTGACAGCCGATCAGTTGCGTCACTTTTTCAGCAGATGGAGCAGAACTGGCCAGACTCGGTCACGCCGGTGTCGCGCATGATGCTGCGCGTGTTCCGTCTCAACGCCATCATCCGCGCCAACGCCGAACGCTGCGCCCGTGAGGAGGCTTTGGACTTCACCGAATTTCAGATTCTGGCGATGTTGCGGCGCGAGTCGCCGCCCCACCAATTGACGCCCAACGATCTGTGCGCGTTTTTGCAGATCACCTCGGGTGGGCTGACCAAGGCGCTGACGCGACTGGAGGGGCGTGATCTGATCACCCGTTCCGTGAGCGATCAGGATCGCCGCAGCAAGCCGGTGCGTCTCACCCCAGCGGGCGGCGCACGCATCGAGCGGGCCATGGCCCACGTGCTGCGTTCCGATGGCGAACTGCTGGAGCAGGGGCTTACGCCCAAGCAGATGGAGACGATGATCACCCTCTTGACCCGACTGGTGGAAGCGTTGGAGAGCAACGCAACGCCGAGCGCGGCTAAGACGTAG